In Citrus sinensis cultivar Valencia sweet orange chromosome 2, DVS_A1.0, whole genome shotgun sequence, a single genomic region encodes these proteins:
- the LOC127900418 gene encoding zinc finger CCCH domain-containing protein 16-like — MKSRLKTCSRGMACNFIHCFCNPGGDYEWADWDKPPPRYWVKKMAALFGYSDESGTWNQERSGQTSNKIDSTNADRHHYRRSRSREADRVKSGSGRSHDDERQVHETTWSRRRSNYHSESRSDEANSDGSWSDRDRD, encoded by the exons ACATGCTCTCGTGGAATGGCTTGCAATTTTATCCACTGTTTCTGCAACCCTGGCGGAGACTATGAATGGGCTGATTGGGATAAACCACCTCCGAGATATTGGGTGAAAAAGATGGCTGCTTTATTTGGTTATTCTGATGAATCTGGGACCTGGAATCAAGAACGCTCAGGACAAACGAGCAACAAGATAGATTCAACTAATGCCGACAG GCATCATTATAGAAGGTCTAGATCAAGGGAGGCTGATCGTGTGAAAAGTGGTTCTGGCAGAAGCCATGATGATGAACGTCAAGTTCATGAAACAACTTGGAGTCGGAGGCGCTCCAATTATCACAGTGAAAGCAGAAGTGATGAGGCTAATTCTGATGGAAGTTGGTCAGATAGGGACAGAgactaa